The Desulfurella amilsii region CCTCTTTATCAATGATATTAAAGCCCTCAAGTAATGTGATTACTATATCTTTTGAAATGGCTTTATTTTTGTAGCTTTCTATAAATTCTTCTATGTATATAGATATTGTGTCTTTGTTGCGATTTATTAATAAAACAACATAATCACATAAATCTTCTATTAATTTATCAAAGTTATTCTCTAAAGCATTTTTGAGTATTGGTGAGAGTTTTGTCTTTATATCACTATCCAAATATTTAATAGCAAACTGCACCAATTTTTCACTATTTAGATTTAAAATATAATGTTTTGCCTGCATTGATAAGGCTTTATAGGCTTCATCATAAAGAGAGCTTTTAAATAAATTTTGAGCATTATTTTTGAAAATATCGTAGAAATTTAATTTGTAGATGTAGTTATCTATATATTTTTGAAGCATGGAATCAAACTGTTTGGTGTATGCAAAGGCTATAATTTTTGTAGTATATTTCTTTGCAATTTTTTTAAGAGCTGCAATGTAGCGATGTTTTTTTGATAAGTTAAGTACAATTGCTGACGGGTCAATGTTGTTTATTTGAATAGCAAGGTATTTTTTTGACAACCACGTGTCACTTACAGTTTTTGCTATAGAATCAATAAGCTTTTGTCGGTTATTTTCAATTATGTTTGTATGCGGGATTTTTAAGCCAAGAGGGTGTTTAAATAAAGCACTTACAGCAAACCAATCAGCAAAACCGCCAACAACAGCAGCTTCTGAGGCTTTTTGTATAATATAGACTAATACATTTTGGCTGTTAAAAAGATGAAATGCTATAAAGACAATAATAGAGCCTAAAAGAAAAAGATTTGCAATCTTCTTTTTATCATTCATGGCAAAAAATTATACAACACTTAGCATCTAAAATCAAATTACTTGACAAATGCACGATGTTATATATATCATTAATTGTGAATTTTTTTTGCGGATGTAACTCAGCTGGTAGAGTGCAAGCTTCCCAAGCTTGAGGGCGCGGGTTCGAATCCCGTCATCCGCTCCATTCATTCTTAAGCAAAAATATCTAACGTTTCAATATAATGTTTATCTTTTTCAAATGCCTCCTTAATATTTGCAAAAATCCTATCTTTTAATTTTTGATAAATGACTCTGTTTTTATCTAATGTTTTGGCAAAATCAAATGTAATGCCCTCTAATTCTTCCACGTTAGCGCCAGATTTTACTATTACGCCTTGTTTTTCGAGTTCGTCTGCAGTACAACGCTTGCCCGTAAATACGATTTCTTGATAGTATTGGTAATTTATAGCTTTTTTAGAATATTCAATCATCGAAGGTAAAAATGGTATGCCTACATCAACCTCTGGAAAACAAAAAAAACCTCTATCCTGCCTTGCAAACCGAAAATCACACGCTAATCCCAACAGTGCGCCATTTCCAAATGCGTGGCCATTGATCTGTGCAATTGTTGGCACGCATGAAAATATGATTTTTTTGAAAACCTTGTTCATTTTGTACAAAAATTCTTTGATTATGTTGTAATTTTTTTCTTTTAGATTTGTTTTTATCCATTCGACATCTATGCCTTGAGAAAAATTTTTTTCATCATTTGATGTTATTATTATTGACTTAGTGGTTTGATCTGAAATACAGGCATCTAGAGTTTCCAAAAATTCATTTGCAAATACTATATCATGCCTGTTTTCTTTATTATTCATAATGATATAGGCTATATCGTCTTTTTTGTCTGTTAATATTCGAGTCATTTATTGCTCCTTTTTAAAAATTTTTGGTAGATTATTCTGCATATCACGGATATTTAAAAATTTAGCATTAAACTGCGCTATTGAGTCTAGCTGGGTATTTACTATTTCTTTGATAAGGTTGTTGATAAATTGCTTGGTTGCAAACAATGCACTTGTTGGGTTTTTTGTGAAACTTTGCACAATCTTTAAAACTTCACTAATTAGCTGTTCTTTACCATCAAATACATCGTTAACTAAATTTATTTGCTTTGCTGTTTTCGCGTCAATATTTTTACTGCTAAAAGCCAACATTCTTGTGTTGTTAAAACCAATTATAAAAGGCAGCCTCTGAAGTGAGCCTAAATCCGCAGCTATGCCAAGCTGCGTTTCTTTTAGAGAAAAAATTGCATCCTGGCTACAAAATCTTAGATCGCATGCACTGATAAAATCAAGTCCACTGCCTATACAGGAACCACTTACTGCTGCAATATAGATTTTTTTCCCACCAAACATTAAGTTCATACCTTTTTGCATAATTTTTATTGTTTCGTAAAGTTCTTTACTATCATTGCCTATTAAATGCCCAAAATGACTTAAAAA contains the following coding sequences:
- a CDS encoding DUF445 family protein, producing MNDKKKIANLFLLGSIIVFIAFHLFNSQNVLVYIIQKASEAAVVGGFADWFAVSALFKHPLGLKIPHTNIIENNRQKLIDSIAKTVSDTWLSKKYLAIQINNIDPSAIVLNLSKKHRYIAALKKIAKKYTTKIIAFAYTKQFDSMLQKYIDNYIYKLNFYDIFKNNAQNLFKSSLYDEAYKALSMQAKHYILNLNSEKLVQFAIKYLDSDIKTKLSPILKNALENNFDKLIEDLCDYVVLLINRNKDTISIYIEEFIESYKNKAISKDIVITLLEGFNIIDKEALSQELIEQLKRLILEIKQNQTHSIRLNIKNYAISQIYTYEPKLYTYVLELIQYELEQNVTKIKNFFLKQIDDPNTSQKIAYWLNLAINSNLALDFYKQNEFKIKMFISANIQNSIKSFVTKNKTIITKKANFEKYFSYIHNYIINQLLQHKYEFDSFVKQKLTYIMRQNHHLIGKTVKNYLNDLKHEQLIYQIESKVGNDLQYIRINGSIVGSIVGFIIAIVSLIIKNFLR
- a CDS encoding enoyl-CoA hydratase/isomerase family protein, with the protein product MTRILTDKKDDIAYIIMNNKENRHDIVFANEFLETLDACISDQTTKSIIITSNDEKNFSQGIDVEWIKTNLKEKNYNIIKEFLYKMNKVFKKIIFSCVPTIAQINGHAFGNGALLGLACDFRFARQDRGFFCFPEVDVGIPFLPSMIEYSKKAINYQYYQEIVFTGKRCTADELEKQGVIVKSGANVEELEGITFDFAKTLDKNRVIYQKLKDRIFANIKEAFEKDKHYIETLDIFA
- a CDS encoding enoyl-CoA hydratase-related protein, which encodes MSLNFFETQRLGNIELIYFLNEKHASAQTWEFFTELIELIENIEKDDTIYSTIFAGKGNHFSAGLDFNDFLSHFGHLIGNDSKELYETIKIMQKGMNLMFGGKKIYIAAVSGSCIGSGLDFISACDLRFCSQDAIFSLKETQLGIAADLGSLQRLPFIIGFNNTRMLAFSSKNIDAKTAKQINLVNDVFDGKEQLISEVLKIVQSFTKNPTSALFATKQFINNLIKEIVNTQLDSIAQFNAKFLNIRDMQNNLPKIFKKEQ